From Hypanus sabinus isolate sHypSab1 chromosome 26, sHypSab1.hap1, whole genome shotgun sequence:
gacacagagtgaatctccctctacaccgtcccatcacacactcccgggtcagacacagaatgaaactccctccacaccgtcccattacacactcccatcacacactcccggggtcagacacagagtgaatctccctccacaccgtcccatcacacactcccggggtcagacacagagtgaatctccccccacaccgtcccatcacacactcccggggtcagacacagagtgaatctccctccacaccgtcccatcacacactcccggggtcagacacagagtgaaactccctccacaccgtcccatcacacactcccggggtcagacacagagtgaatctccctccacaccgtcccatcacacactcccggggtcagacacagagtgaatctctctccacactcacccagggtcagacacagagtgaagaccccccccccccccctcacctgtaCTCTCTGCTCCTGAGCCGGTAGAGTTTGCAGGTGCATCCGAGCGCCACCACCATCAGCAGCCCGCAAACCAGGCTGCCGAGCGCCGCCGCCGTGGTGACCTTGCGGGGCAGCGGCCGGCCGATGGCAGAGCACCCGCTCTCGTCGCTGCCGTCTGTGCAGTCCCGCTGGCCGTCGCAAACCCAGCTCTCGAAGATGCAGCGCCCGTCTCCGCAACGAAAGTTTCCAGACTGGCACCAGCTGCAGTCGCGCTCGTCCGCCGCGTTCGGGCACGCCGCCTGGTAGTTACAGCGGTCCGAGGCTCGGTAGCATGGGCCTGCGCCAACGCCACACGGGAACAAGCCTGCCGGGCAGCGGGGGCAACCGCTCTCGTCGGCACCCTGCTCGCAGTCCCAGCGGCTGTCGCAGCGCTGCTGCGGGGAGAAGCAGGTGGGAGATCCGCCGTCCCGGCACGGGATCAGGGGCGGGGGGCAGTAGCCGTGCGCACGGAACGAGGCGGCGAAGCCGCCGGAGCTCCAGCCACCGGCAGAGCTGTAGCTGAGATGGGCGGAGCCCGCGGGGACCAGTAAGGTGCGGGCGACAGACTCCTGTTCTCCGCCCGGAGGTCCGAAGAAGACGGCCAGCGGCGGGACCTGGTCCCCGATCCGGCCCTCTGAACCCGGCCGCACCTCCAGCCGGTCTCCCTCGGCCAGCCGCAGCTCTAGGCTCAGCTCCAGCTGCCGCGGGTCCCCCGTTTCTAGCAGCCAGCAGCACAGGAGAGGGGCGCGGGGGAGCGGCGCGTCCAGGTCCGGGGAGCGCACCGAACCCCAAAAGGAATGGTGGCGGCGCTGGAGGCAGGGTGCAGGGGGTTGGGAGATGTAGGAGGAAAGAgcaggggtggagagggaagagcAGGGCACCGTGTCCAGGGAGCACTCCCCATGTGGGCATAGAGGGCAGAGGGATTCTGTAAAGAGAAAGAGCGGGGTAGGTCAGGGATCGTATCCCCACACTGTTCGCCCCTTATCCCTCTCTGAGTTCTTGGCTGTCCCTGTCCCTCCCATCCCCTGGTTCTCTCTAACCACCTCGTTCCTTCCGCCTATCTCCCACTTCCCTCCCTCAACCTTGCCCAACACTCCCCTCCACGCCCCACAAACCTCCCTACCCTTCTTCTCGCTCTTCCCACGCCCGCCCTCCTTCATCCGTACCTTTGGTGTACGAGAGCCGGAACGCTTGTCGGGACACGTATCTGGACTGGaaggagatggagacagagccCCCAGCGAAGGTGAGGTTGGGCGGGCGGACAGTCCCGCACAACTCCTTGGGCTCCCCGCTGGACCGGCCCACTTTCAGCGAACCCATGAAGCAGGGCAGGCGAAAGCTCAGGAATCTGAAGGGAACACGCGGAGAGTCAAATAGTCACCCCTTCAATCTTTCAGGTTGCACACTCCGACCTGAGTACCCCTCCCGCCCTTCTACCCGCTCCTTCTCTCTAACCATCTCCCTCATTTACACCCACATCTCTtcgtgaccccctccctctcctacatctctccccatctccgtgacccctccctccccttttccccacccctctccatgacacctccctcctcatctctgtgtccccctccctcgcctgcacccctccccgtctcagagCCCCCCAccgtcccctacatccctccccatccctaaCCCCCTCACTCCTCTGCAACACCCCTTCTCTGTGCCCTCCTCGGCCCTGCTCTGTGACCCCCaccctctcctacacccctcctgtctccaTGACCCCTCCCTTCACtatcagtctctgtgaacccctccatccctctacacccctctgtGGCTCCCTGACCACCTCCGACTCTGTGGCCATCAATCCCCTCCCTCTtcaacctccctgtctctgtggcccccttcctttccctatacccctccctgCCCCGTGACTCACTCCAGCCCCTCATTTCATCTCtgacacccctccctcccctatcaGTCTGACCTGAGGGTGActccctcctacacccctccctcccctatcaGTCTGACCTGAGGGTGActctctcctacacccctccctcccctatcaGTCTGACCTGAGGGTGActctctcctacacccctccctcccctatcaGTCTGACCTGAGGGTGACTCTCTCCGTGGGCGAGGCCTCAATAATCCAGGAGCAGAGAACAGTCTGATTCCAGTATTCGGGCAGGGTGGGGGCGCGGATCCGCCCGCTGGGTGAGGTCCGTCGGTCAGGGCCTGTACATCCTGACGTGGGGGCAGCGTCAGGGTGTAGAAAAAGGGCAATGTGAGTTGTGGTGGAGaaggagggtgagggggaggggggcaagagagagggagcatgATGGGGGTTAGAGAGGAGAAGGATAAAGGGGAGAACAAATTGGGgttggaaggggagaggggagggaaacgAGGGAGATGTTTGGTTGGCTGTGACCAGGCTGGATTGACGCGGACCCCAGTGACTCCATCACCCAGTCCTACCCAACCCTCTCAGTCTCCGGTTTAACCACACACCTCTCTCCCCACCGCCCGAACTCCTCCTCTTTGCTGTGCGCTGGTTTGTCTCTGCACACTGCAGGCCTCATTAACCTCGCCTCGAAGGCCAGAAAACCAGCACAGAATTCCTGAGAAACTCACCTGCACAAAGGACAGAAGCCGGGACCAGGAGCAGCACTGAGAGACAAGGAAATAGAGAGAGAGGAGATCAGTAATGTGAGTAGATCCCAGCCTGgatcccactcccggggatctgttattctatatataaacccctttatcagatcccagcctgtaacccactcccggggatctgttattctatatataaacccctttatcagatcccagcctgtaacccactcccggtgatctgttattctatatataaaccccgtgAACCCCTGGATCatatcccagcctgtaacccactcccggggatctgttattctaaatataaaccccctgaacccctgtatcagatcccagcctgtaacccactcccggggatctgttattctacatataaaccccctgaacccctggatcagatcccagcctgtaacccactcctggggatctgttattctatatataaaccccctgaacccctggatcagatcccagcctgtaacccactcctggggatctgttattctataaataaacccctgtatcagatcccagcctgtaatccACTCCTGGTGATCTGTTATTCTaaatataaaccccctgaacccctggatcagatcccagcctgtaacccactcccggggatctg
This genomic window contains:
- the LOC132381398 gene encoding low-density lipoprotein receptor-related protein 10-like isoform X2, which translates into the protein MGSLKVGRSSGEPKELCGTVRPPNLTFAGGSVSISFQSRYVSRQAFRLSYTKESLCPLCPHGECSLDTVPCSSLSTPALSSYISQPPAPCLQRRHHSFWGSVRSPDLDAPLPRAPLLCCWLLETGDPRQLELSLELRLAEGDRLEVRPGSEGRIGDQVPPLAVFFGPPGGEQESVARTLLVPAGSAHLSYSSAGGWSSGGFAASFRAHGYCPPPLIPCRDGGSPTCFSPQQRCDSRWDCEQGADESGCPRCPAGLFPCGVGAGPCYRASDRCNYQAACPNAADERDCSWCQSGNFRCGDGRCIFESWVCDGQRDCTDGSDESGCSAIGRPLPRKVTTAAALGSLVCGLLMVVALGCTCKLYRLRSREYSLLTPLAQIEAEIIHQRAPPSYGQLIAEGSIPPVEDFPTDNPNDVSVLGNLRSMIHLLRHRPDQTRRRRRYRTARRFLRRLRRSRLGGLFMRYRSVPRTPAASAAAEPAPADTDPNPPETTLPKAGLPRDTSSPFPAAADSLGLPLLPLPTTEWRQGEEDHLPLIL
- the LOC132381398 gene encoding low-density lipoprotein receptor-related protein 10-like isoform X1; this translates as MGATGRSLLHQCMVLLLVPASVLCAGCTGPDRRTSPSGRIRAPTLPEYWNQTVLCSWIIEASPTERVTLRFLSFRLPCFMGSLKVGRSSGEPKELCGTVRPPNLTFAGGSVSISFQSRYVSRQAFRLSYTKESLCPLCPHGECSLDTVPCSSLSTPALSSYISQPPAPCLQRRHHSFWGSVRSPDLDAPLPRAPLLCCWLLETGDPRQLELSLELRLAEGDRLEVRPGSEGRIGDQVPPLAVFFGPPGGEQESVARTLLVPAGSAHLSYSSAGGWSSGGFAASFRAHGYCPPPLIPCRDGGSPTCFSPQQRCDSRWDCEQGADESGCPRCPAGLFPCGVGAGPCYRASDRCNYQAACPNAADERDCSWCQSGNFRCGDGRCIFESWVCDGQRDCTDGSDESGCSAIGRPLPRKVTTAAALGSLVCGLLMVVALGCTCKLYRLRSREYSLLTPLAQIEAEIIHQRAPPSYGQLIAEGSIPPVEDFPTDNPNDVSVLGNLRSMIHLLRHRPDQTRRRRRYRTARRFLRRLRRSRLGGLFMRYRSVPRTPAASAAAEPAPADTDPNPPETTLPKAGLPRDTSSPFPAAADSLGLPLLPLPTTEWRQGEEDHLPLIL
- the LOC132381398 gene encoding low-density lipoprotein receptor-related protein 10-like isoform X3, giving the protein MGATGRSLLHQCMVLLLVPASVLCAESLCPLCPHGECSLDTVPCSSLSTPALSSYISQPPAPCLQRRHHSFWGSVRSPDLDAPLPRAPLLCCWLLETGDPRQLELSLELRLAEGDRLEVRPGSEGRIGDQVPPLAVFFGPPGGEQESVARTLLVPAGSAHLSYSSAGGWSSGGFAASFRAHGYCPPPLIPCRDGGSPTCFSPQQRCDSRWDCEQGADESGCPRCPAGLFPCGVGAGPCYRASDRCNYQAACPNAADERDCSWCQSGNFRCGDGRCIFESWVCDGQRDCTDGSDESGCSAIGRPLPRKVTTAAALGSLVCGLLMVVALGCTCKLYRLRSREYSLLTPLAQIEAEIIHQRAPPSYGQLIAEGSIPPVEDFPTDNPNDVSVLGNLRSMIHLLRHRPDQTRRRRRYRTARRFLRRLRRSRLGGLFMRYRSVPRTPAASAAAEPAPADTDPNPPETTLPKAGLPRDTSSPFPAAADSLGLPLLPLPTTEWRQGEEDHLPLIL